One Nostoc sp. UHCC 0302 DNA window includes the following coding sequences:
- a CDS encoding ATP-grasp domain-containing protein has translation MNVMLTCVGRRNYLVKFFQEALENRGLVLVGDASLEAPALQEADKSFLLPPVNHEDYFDKLLYICEQHQVRLLIPLNDLELPLLAKQRDRFLKIGTIPVISSSEVIDICFDKLASFKFLTNLGISVPKTYLSIKEVREAINHQEISFPLVVKPRWGSASIGIEYPEDDEELKFAYRRVKKTICKSFLADVSSTDSDEYILIQEKILGQEYGLDIINNLDGNYITTFVKHKLGMRAGETDRALTVEHEALRELGEKIGKNIGHIGNLDCDVIVGQKSACVLEMNPRFGGGYPFSHVAGANIPAALIAWANGENSNEQWLKVQTNTMSAKCDRLVTVRR, from the coding sequence ATGAATGTCATGTTGACTTGTGTGGGAAGACGGAATTACCTTGTAAAATTCTTTCAAGAAGCTTTAGAAAATCGAGGTCTGGTGCTTGTTGGGGATGCTAGTCTAGAAGCTCCAGCATTACAGGAAGCAGATAAAAGTTTTTTGTTACCACCTGTAAATCATGAAGACTACTTTGACAAACTACTTTATATCTGTGAACAACACCAGGTTCGTTTGTTGATACCACTAAATGATTTAGAATTACCCCTGTTAGCAAAACAACGCGATCGCTTTCTCAAGATAGGGACTATCCCAGTAATTTCGTCTTCAGAAGTAATTGATATTTGTTTTGACAAATTAGCTAGTTTTAAATTTTTAACTAATTTGGGTATTTCTGTTCCTAAAACTTATCTTTCTATTAAAGAGGTGAGAGAAGCCATAAATCATCAAGAAATATCTTTTCCTTTAGTTGTTAAACCTAGATGGGGAAGTGCATCGATTGGGATTGAATATCCTGAAGATGATGAAGAATTGAAATTTGCATATCGTCGTGTAAAAAAAACGATATGTAAATCATTTTTAGCAGATGTAAGCTCTACAGATTCTGATGAGTATATCCTGATTCAAGAAAAGATATTGGGACAAGAATATGGTTTAGATATTATTAATAATTTAGATGGAAATTACATCACTACTTTTGTTAAACACAAGTTAGGTATGCGAGCCGGAGAAACAGATCGAGCATTAACTGTTGAGCATGAAGCTCTTAGAGAGCTAGGTGAAAAAATAGGTAAAAACATCGGACATATTGGCAATCTAGACTGTGATGTAATTGTGGGACAAAAAAGTGCGTGTGTGTTGGAAATGAACCCACGTTTTGGTGGTGGATATCCATTTTCTCATGTAGCAGGAGCAAATATTCCAGCAGCCTTGATCGCTTGGGCAAATGGGGAAAATTCTAACGAGCAATGGCTGAAGGTTCAAACTAATACAATGAGTGCAAAATGTGATCGCCTTGTCACTGTTCGTAGGTAA